The following are from one region of the Alkalimarinus sediminis genome:
- the glmU gene encoding bifunctional UDP-N-acetylglucosamine diphosphorylase/glucosamine-1-phosphate N-acetyltransferase GlmU yields MSVHVVILAAGQGSRMKSNLPKVLHPLAGKSLLHHVVENADKLGAEGTHIVIGHGAELVQQSFEGITTSNTIHWSKQEQQLGTGHAVAQALPNVPDDVNVLVLYGDVPLTNTETLSALLSHVSEKSIALLTVNLDDPSGYGRIVRDASGFVQAIVEQKDASPQQLAISEINTGILAAPASKLKEWLPKLSNSNAQGEYYLTDIIAMAVGDQMEVAVANPACEEEVQGINNRVQLATLERWYQAREAERLMTEGATVIDPARLDVRGNVTIGKDVFIDVNVVFEGNVELAEGVVIGPNCIIKNAKIGTNTTIHANSIVEDSVVGESANVGPYARLRPGTQLANKTKVGNFVETKKAIVGEGSKINHLSYVGDAVLGSNVNVGAGTITCNYDGVNKFTTEIGDDVFVGSNSSLVAPVKIGKKATIGAGSTVTKEVDAEQLAVARGKQRNMDNWQRPVKK; encoded by the coding sequence ATGAGTGTTCATGTAGTTATTCTTGCAGCCGGACAAGGCTCGCGCATGAAGTCAAACCTTCCAAAAGTATTGCACCCGCTTGCTGGTAAATCATTATTGCATCATGTAGTTGAAAATGCAGATAAGCTAGGTGCAGAAGGCACTCACATAGTTATAGGTCATGGCGCAGAGTTAGTTCAGCAATCGTTTGAAGGTATAACCACCTCCAATACTATCCATTGGTCTAAACAAGAGCAGCAGCTAGGTACCGGACATGCGGTCGCACAAGCGTTGCCCAATGTACCTGATGATGTAAACGTGTTGGTGTTATATGGTGACGTTCCTTTAACCAATACGGAAACACTTTCAGCGCTGTTAAGCCATGTAAGTGAAAAAAGTATCGCTCTGCTGACTGTTAACCTAGATGACCCCTCCGGCTATGGACGTATCGTAAGAGATGCTTCAGGTTTTGTTCAAGCGATTGTAGAGCAAAAAGACGCAAGCCCTCAGCAATTAGCAATTAGCGAAATTAATACGGGTATTCTGGCAGCCCCGGCATCTAAGTTAAAAGAGTGGTTGCCAAAGCTATCCAACTCGAACGCCCAGGGTGAATATTATCTTACTGATATCATTGCGATGGCCGTAGGCGATCAAATGGAAGTCGCTGTTGCCAACCCAGCCTGTGAAGAAGAAGTTCAAGGTATCAATAACCGTGTTCAATTAGCTACTTTAGAGCGCTGGTATCAAGCAAGAGAAGCAGAGAGGTTGATGACTGAAGGGGCCACGGTTATCGACCCTGCTAGATTAGATGTTCGTGGAAACGTCACTATAGGTAAAGATGTATTTATCGATGTGAATGTGGTTTTTGAAGGTAATGTTGAGTTAGCAGAAGGCGTTGTAATAGGCCCGAACTGTATTATCAAAAACGCTAAAATTGGAACGAATACCACTATTCACGCTAACTCCATTGTCGAAGATAGCGTAGTAGGTGAAAGTGCAAATGTTGGTCCTTATGCTCGACTACGCCCAGGAACGCAGCTTGCCAACAAGACTAAAGTCGGCAATTTTGTTGAAACCAAGAAAGCCATTGTGGGTGAGGGCAGTAAAATTAATCACCTCAGTTACGTAGGTGACGCAGTGCTTGGTAGCAACGTTAACGTTGGTGCGGGTACGATTACTTGCAATTATGATGGTGTAAACAAGTTCACAACAGAAATTGGTGATGATGTTTTTGTTGGGTCGAATAGTTCATTGGTTGCGCCTGTAAAAATAGGCAAAAAAGCGACCATTGGAGCGGGGTCGACAGTGACTAAAGAAGTCGACGCTGAGCAACTGGCGGTTGCTCGTGGCAAGCAACGCAACATGGATAACTGGCAGCGTCCAGTTAAAAAATAA
- the atpD gene encoding F0F1 ATP synthase subunit beta — MSSGSIVQIIGAVIDVEFPRDSVPKVYDALKVEGRETTLEVQQQLGDGIVRTIAMGSTEGLKRSLEVSNTNKPISVPVGIETLGRIMDVLGNPIDEAGEIGEKEQMPIHRKAPSYAEQSASADLLETGIKVIDLVCPFAKGGKVGLFGGAGVGKTVNMMELINNIAKEHSGLSVFAGVGERTREGNDFYYEMKESNVLDKVAMVYGQMNEPPGNRLRVALTGLTMAEKFRDEGRDVLLFVDNIYRYTLAGTEVSALLGRMPSAVGYQPTLAEEMGVLQERITSTKNGSITSIQAVYVPADDLTDPSPATTFSHLDATVVLSRDIAAKGIYPAIDPLDSTSRQLDPLIIGQEHYDIARGVQTVLQRYAELKDIIAILGMDELSEEDKQVVFRARKIERYLSQPFHVAEVFTGSPGKYVSLKDTIRGFKGILAGEYDDLPEQAFYMVGSIDEAVEKAKTMK, encoded by the coding sequence ATGAGTAGCGGAAGTATCGTACAGATCATTGGCGCGGTCATTGACGTGGAATTCCCACGAGATTCAGTGCCAAAGGTTTATGATGCTCTGAAAGTTGAGGGTAGAGAAACTACACTTGAAGTTCAGCAGCAGTTAGGCGATGGTATCGTACGTACGATTGCCATGGGTAGTACTGAAGGTCTTAAAAGAAGCTTAGAAGTGTCTAACACTAACAAGCCTATTTCTGTACCTGTAGGTATTGAGACCTTAGGACGTATTATGGACGTTCTAGGTAACCCAATTGATGAAGCAGGCGAAATCGGTGAAAAAGAGCAAATGCCTATTCACCGTAAAGCACCAAGCTACGCTGAGCAGTCAGCTAGCGCAGATCTACTAGAAACCGGCATTAAGGTTATCGACTTAGTTTGTCCTTTCGCTAAAGGTGGTAAGGTTGGACTATTCGGTGGTGCAGGTGTTGGTAAGACTGTAAACATGATGGAACTTATCAACAACATCGCGAAAGAGCACTCGGGGCTTTCAGTATTCGCAGGTGTTGGTGAGCGTACTCGTGAGGGTAACGACTTCTATTACGAAATGAAGGAGTCTAACGTTCTTGATAAAGTAGCCATGGTATATGGTCAGATGAATGAGCCTCCAGGAAACCGTTTACGTGTTGCCTTGACTGGTTTGACCATGGCAGAGAAATTCCGTGACGAAGGTCGTGACGTACTGTTGTTCGTTGACAACATCTACCGTTACACGCTTGCGGGAACAGAAGTATCTGCACTGCTAGGGCGTATGCCTTCAGCGGTTGGTTATCAGCCTACATTGGCTGAAGAGATGGGTGTTCTTCAGGAACGTATCACCTCTACCAAAAATGGTTCTATCACATCTATCCAAGCGGTATATGTACCTGCGGATGATTTGACCGATCCATCACCAGCAACAACGTTCTCTCACTTGGATGCAACAGTTGTACTAAGTCGTGACATCGCTGCTAAGGGTATTTACCCTGCGATCGACCCACTTGATTCAACTAGCCGTCAGTTAGATCCATTGATCATTGGTCAAGAGCATTATGATATTGCTCGTGGTGTTCAGACAGTTCTTCAGCGTTACGCTGAACTGAAAGACATCATTGCGATTCTAGGTATGGACGAGCTATCTGAAGAAGATAAGCAAGTTGTTTTCCGCGCTCGTAAAATTGAGCGTTACTTGTCTCAGCCTTTCCACGTTGCAGAAGTATTTACTGGTTCTCCTGGTAAGTATGTATCTCTTAAAGATACTATCCGTGGCTTTAAAGGCATTTTGGCCGGTGAGTACGATGACCTGCCAGAACAGGCGTTCTATATGGTTGGTTCAATCGACGAAGCCGTAGAAAAAGCCAAGACAATGAAATAA
- a CDS encoding F0F1 ATP synthase subunit epsilon produces MGISVHCDIVSAEEEIFSGRVEMVIAAGLEGDLGVAPGHAPLLSALKPGPIRVIKQGGEEEVFYVSGGYLEVQPNVVTILSDSAQRAADMDEAAALEAKQDAEKALANQSGDFDYSKAAAQLAEAAARLRTIQQLRSKLR; encoded by the coding sequence ATGGGTATTTCCGTGCATTGCGATATTGTAAGTGCTGAAGAAGAGATTTTTTCTGGTCGTGTAGAGATGGTTATCGCTGCAGGTCTAGAAGGTGATTTAGGTGTAGCGCCTGGTCACGCACCTCTTCTTTCTGCTTTAAAGCCTGGCCCGATCCGAGTGATTAAGCAAGGCGGCGAAGAAGAAGTCTTCTATGTATCCGGAGGGTATCTGGAAGTTCAGCCAAATGTCGTGACTATACTGTCTGACAGTGCGCAACGTGCGGCTGATATGGATGAAGCAGCAGCTCTTGAAGCGAAGCAAGATGCTGAAAAAGCACTCGCTAATCAAAGTGGCGATTTCGATTACTCGAAAGCAGCCGCTCAGCTTGCAGAAGCAGCAGCTAGACTCCGTACCATTCAGCAATTGCGTAGCAAATTACGTTAA